From the Deinococcus aerius genome, one window contains:
- a CDS encoding carbohydrate kinase has protein sequence MSLTDRERDLLRLIRESPLSTPEDLARRLGTSRAAVNVHVSNLTRKGFLLGRGYVVAPENDPHVVVIGGANVDVKARTLAPAVPGTSNPGVTTQAPGGVARNIAENLARLGVPTHLIAAVGRDPNGDLLLRETEAAGVDVRNVLRSDRPTGTYTAVLDERGELVIAVAAMGATDALTPAALNDRRGVLRGASWVIADGNLSTETLTHLLTLCAQGSTPVVFEPVSVPKAGRLLPALASGLVPHTVTPNVAELAALVGQDIPNTSDALAGAAGQLHARGVQTVWVRRGERGSLLSTPDGVTEVPALSAQVADVTGAGDAMLAAYLAALLAGHPPAEAARHGHAAAALTVESLHAVSPILTPGTIRARLESAHP, from the coding sequence ATGTCCCTGACCGACCGCGAGCGAGACCTCCTGCGCCTGATCCGCGAGTCCCCGCTCAGCACCCCGGAAGACCTGGCCCGTCGCCTGGGAACCTCCCGCGCGGCAGTGAACGTCCACGTCAGCAACCTGACCCGCAAGGGCTTCCTGCTGGGCCGCGGCTACGTGGTCGCACCGGAGAACGACCCCCACGTGGTTGTCATCGGCGGCGCAAATGTGGACGTGAAGGCCCGCACCCTCGCCCCCGCCGTGCCCGGCACCAGCAACCCCGGCGTGACGACCCAGGCCCCGGGCGGCGTGGCCCGCAACATCGCGGAAAATCTGGCGCGGCTGGGCGTTCCCACCCACCTGATCGCGGCGGTGGGCCGGGACCCGAACGGTGACCTGCTGCTGCGCGAGACCGAGGCGGCGGGCGTGGACGTGCGGAACGTGCTGCGTTCGGACAGGCCTACCGGCACCTACACCGCCGTTCTCGACGAGCGCGGGGAACTGGTGATCGCGGTGGCGGCAATGGGGGCGACGGACGCCCTGACTCCCGCCGCGTTGAATGATCGGCGGGGAGTGCTGCGCGGCGCCTCCTGGGTGATCGCGGACGGCAATCTGAGCACCGAAACCCTGACGCACCTGCTGACCCTCTGCGCCCAGGGGAGCACGCCGGTCGTCTTCGAGCCCGTCAGCGTGCCCAAGGCGGGGCGGCTCCTCCCGGCCCTGGCGTCGGGACTCGTCCCCCACACCGTCACGCCGAACGTCGCCGAACTCGCGGCCCTGGTCGGGCAGGACATCCCCAACACATCTGACGCTCTCGCCGGGGCGGCAGGTCAGCTCCACGCGCGGGGCGTGCAGACGGTCTGGGTCCGGCGGGGCGAGCGGGGCAGCCTGCTCTCCACCCCGGACGGCGTGACCGAGGTTCCCGCCCTTTCCGCACAGGTTGCCGACGTGACGGGCGCCGGGGACGCCATGCTCGCCGCGTACCTGGCCGCCCTCCTGGCCGGGCACCCCCCCGCCGAGGCCGCCCGCCACGGGCACGCCGCCGCCGCGCTCACGGTCGAGAGCCTGCACGCCGTGTCCCCCATCCTGACCCCCGGCACAATCAGGGCGCGGCTGGAATCGGCCCACCCCTGA